Proteins from one Coturnix japonica isolate 7356 chromosome 5, Coturnix japonica 2.1, whole genome shotgun sequence genomic window:
- the TMEM9B gene encoding transmembrane protein 9B, giving the protein MAAGLGGWLCLCGLLAVLAGLGAQAKNSEDVRCKCICPPYKDHSGHIYNKNVSQKDCDCLHVVEPMPVPGPDVEAYCLRCECKYEERSSVTIKVTIIIYLSILGLLLLYMVYLTLVEPILKRRLFGHSQLIQSDEDIGDHQPFANAHDVLARSRSRANVLNKVEYAQQRWKLQVQEQRKSVFDRHVVLS; this is encoded by the exons ATGGCGGCCGGCCTCGGGGGCTGGCTGTGCCTCTGCGGGCTGCTGGCTGTTCTGGCGGGGCTGGGCGCACAGGCTAAG aattCCGAGGACGTCCGATGTAAATGCATTTGCCCTCCTTACAAAGACCACTCGGGCCACATCTACAATAAGAACGTCTCGCAGAAGGACTG TGATTGTCTTCATGTGGTTGAGCCAATGCCTGTCCCTGGACCTGATGTAGAAGCATATTGTTTACGTTGTGAGTGCAAATATGAAGAGAGAAGCTCTGTCACAATTAAG GTTACAATCATCATATACCTGTCTATTTTGGGCCTACTTCTTCTGTACATGGTGTACCTTACGCTAGTGGAACCTATACTGAAGAGACGTCTCTTTGGACATTCACAGCTCATACAGAGTGATGAAGACATTGGG GATCATCAGCCATTTGCAAATGCCCATGATGTGTTAGCTCGTTCTCGGAGCCGTGCCAACGTTTTGAACAAAGTGGAGTATGCCCAGCAGCGCTGGAAGTTGCAAGTCCAAGAGCAACGCAAGTCTGTTTTTGACCGTCATGTTGTGCTGAGTTAA
- the ASCL3 gene encoding achaete-scute homolog 3: MQNLMDGKSYCNLMDKLSISADPQCVQLPRPFCADPLVMFHMYPETPNQVACSEDLSFLPFMPEHFITENFYSEPCGFSYQIPHCSYNRSEYSYGPAFIRKRNERERQRVKCVNEGYAKLRHHLPKEYLEKRLSKVETLRAAIKYIRYLQSVLYSDSVAAEKIAVEPSQPPKAINKQSQFLKTI; the protein is encoded by the coding sequence ATGCAGAACCTGATGGATGGCAAAAGTTACTGTAATCTCATGGACAAGTTGTCCATCTCTGCTGACCCTCAGTGCGTACAGCTGCCCCGGCCTTTCTGTGCAGACCCACTAGTCATGTTTCACATGTATCCAGAAACACCAAACCAGGTCGCTTGTTCTGAAGATCTGtcattccttcctttcatgCCTGAGCATTTCATCACTGAGAACTTCTACAGTGAGCCCTGTGGTTTTTCCTACCAAATACCCCACTGCAGTTACAACAGGAGCGAGTACTCCTATGGGCCAGCTTTCATCAGGAAGAGGAATGagagggaaaggcagagagTTAAATGTGTCAATGAAGGCTATGCTAAATTGAGACATCACCTACCTAAGGAGTACTTAGAAAAACGGCTCAGCAAAGTAGAGACTCTCCGTGcagcaataaaatacatcagGTACCTACAGTCTGTTCTGTACAGCGATTCTGTGGCAGCAGAAAAAATTGCCGTGGAGCCAAGCCAACCACCTAAAGCAATTAACAAACAAAGCCAATTTTTGAAGACTATCTAA
- the C5H11orf16 gene encoding uncharacterized protein C11orf16 homolog isoform X2, producing MTHAEGFLPMDHRYCSMMPALDKFPCSSVNSAVHPCCRSSFAMHPAWITKPLAPLWCQRIGRCLPSLGPAWQRLSTMQRSVTLAKNVPVLVRGEHDGFYYRGTVKEEMENERGMFLVEFTRPLQLNGRHSVCVQKTAKDDILEYANGMKHSLLPGDKVLAPWEPDLVRYGPGTVLTGIETRDPLRASEDEEVTVQFWNDKKVKLPQGVALWIPPSLCGRIVEMIHMPFSSRLKRREIPDVNSCIFSCSPKSAWVPVCVAHSHAKHSLLCSPFWPLLHSHCSGMYCSSACVHCFCCCHGHSDVRWPLLPKSQFCKREAEEAEPSTKSSLPLLELEGPKQEELAAVAACSPSDLEGDPEVFPTQSTAEGSTVNTDLSHPEKPRLEESAGPEWKYWKRNHCKSRASDSGTGRCSSICTKGKLKSKAISVVDMSHVAPPETTEQPPRGQFTRNEVMKYQDIKLSSGVRRKAL from the exons ATGACTCATGCAGAAGGATTCCTTCCCATGGACCACAGGTACTGCAGCATGATGCCAGCTCTGGACAAGTTCCCGTGCTCCAGTGTTAACTCTGCTGTCCACCCCTGCTGCAGGAGTTCCTTTGCCATGCATCCTGCCTGGATCACCAAGCCCCTTGCTCCCCTGTG GTGCCAACGGATTGGGCGCTGCCTCCCCTCCCTTGGCCCAGCGTGGCAGAGGCTGAGCACAATGCAGAGATCAGTGACCTTAGCCAAAAACGTCCCTGTTCTGGTGAGAGGGGAGCATGATGGATTTTATTACCGTGGTACAGTAAAAGAGGAGATGGAG AATGAAAGGGGGATGTTCCTGGTAGAGTTTACCAGACCTCTTCAGTTGAATGGAAGGCATTCGGTCTGTGtgcaaaaaacagcaaaggatGACATCCTGGAGTATGCCAATGGAATGAAGCATTCCTTGCTGCCAGGAGACAAAGTATTGGCACCTTGGGAACCAGATTTGGTGAGGTATGGCCCTGGAACTGTCCTCACAGGCATTGAGACGAGGGACCCCTTACGAG CCTCAGAAGATGAAGAAGTTACGGTTCAGTTCTGGAATGACAAGAAAGTGAAGCTGCCACAAGGTGTAGCGCTGTGGATCCCCCCTAGCCTGTGTGGGAGGATTGTGGAGATGATCCACATGCCTTTCTCCAGCAGGTTAAAGCGCAGAGAAATTCCTGATGTTAACTCGtgcattttttcctgcagtccTAAAAGCGCCTGGGTTCCTGTTTGCGTTGCACATAGCCATGCTAAGCACAGCTTGCTCTGCTCACCCTTCTGGCCACTTCTCCACAGTCATTGCAGTGGTATGTACTGTTCATCAGCCTGTGTccactgcttctgctgctgccatggccATTCTGATGTCCGGTGGCCTCTTCTGCCTAAGTCTCAGTTCTGTaagagagaagctgaagaggcagagcccagcaccaaATCCTCTCTACCCCTTCTAGAACTGGAAGGTCCAAAACAAGAGGAGTtagcagctgtggcagcatgTTCCCCTTCTGATTTAGAGGGTGATCCAGAGGTGTTTCCCACTCAGAGTACTGCAGAGGGCAGTACTGTTAACACAGACCTCAGTCATCCTGAGAAGCCCAGGCTGGAGGAATCTGCAGGACCTGAATGGAAATACTGGAAAAGGAACCACTGCAAGTCTCGTGCCAGTGATTCAG GAACTGGCAGATGCAGCAGCATATGTACAAAAGGCAAGCTGAAATCCAAAGCCATCTCTGTTGTGGACATGTCCCATGTTGCACCACCTGAAACCACTGAGCAGCCTCCCAGAGGGCAATTCACAAGGAATGAAGTCATGAAATACCAGGATATCAAGCTGTCATCAGGGGTAAG GAGGAAGGCTCTGTag
- the C5H11orf16 gene encoding uncharacterized protein C11orf16 homolog isoform X1, with product MTHAEGFLPMDHRYCSMMPALDKFPCSSVNSAVHPCCRSSFAMHPAWITKPLAPLWCQRIGRCLPSLGPAWQRLSTMQRSVTLAKNVPVLVRGEHDGFYYRGTVKEEMENERGMFLVEFTRPLQLNGRHSVCVQKTAKDDILEYANGMKHSLLPGDKVLAPWEPDLVRYGPGTVLTGIETRDPLRASEDEEVTVQFWNDKKVKLPQGVALWIPPSLCGRIVEMIHMPFSSRLKRREIPDVNSCIFSCSPKSAWVPVCVAHSHAKHSLLCSPFWPLLHSHCSGMYCSSACVHCFCCCHGHSDVRWPLLPKSQFCKREAEEAEPSTKSSLPLLELEGPKQEELAAVAACSPSDLEGDPEVFPTQSTAEGSTVNTDLSHPEKPRLEESAGPEWKYWKRNHCKSRASDSGTGRCSSICTKGKLKSKAISVVDMSHVAPPETTEQPPRGQFTRNEVMKYQDIKLSSGEEGSVASGKQRYRCARKKTESDNKHKATCLGENKLGSTDHISREQKGKNTAKSSC from the exons ATGACTCATGCAGAAGGATTCCTTCCCATGGACCACAGGTACTGCAGCATGATGCCAGCTCTGGACAAGTTCCCGTGCTCCAGTGTTAACTCTGCTGTCCACCCCTGCTGCAGGAGTTCCTTTGCCATGCATCCTGCCTGGATCACCAAGCCCCTTGCTCCCCTGTG GTGCCAACGGATTGGGCGCTGCCTCCCCTCCCTTGGCCCAGCGTGGCAGAGGCTGAGCACAATGCAGAGATCAGTGACCTTAGCCAAAAACGTCCCTGTTCTGGTGAGAGGGGAGCATGATGGATTTTATTACCGTGGTACAGTAAAAGAGGAGATGGAG AATGAAAGGGGGATGTTCCTGGTAGAGTTTACCAGACCTCTTCAGTTGAATGGAAGGCATTCGGTCTGTGtgcaaaaaacagcaaaggatGACATCCTGGAGTATGCCAATGGAATGAAGCATTCCTTGCTGCCAGGAGACAAAGTATTGGCACCTTGGGAACCAGATTTGGTGAGGTATGGCCCTGGAACTGTCCTCACAGGCATTGAGACGAGGGACCCCTTACGAG CCTCAGAAGATGAAGAAGTTACGGTTCAGTTCTGGAATGACAAGAAAGTGAAGCTGCCACAAGGTGTAGCGCTGTGGATCCCCCCTAGCCTGTGTGGGAGGATTGTGGAGATGATCCACATGCCTTTCTCCAGCAGGTTAAAGCGCAGAGAAATTCCTGATGTTAACTCGtgcattttttcctgcagtccTAAAAGCGCCTGGGTTCCTGTTTGCGTTGCACATAGCCATGCTAAGCACAGCTTGCTCTGCTCACCCTTCTGGCCACTTCTCCACAGTCATTGCAGTGGTATGTACTGTTCATCAGCCTGTGTccactgcttctgctgctgccatggccATTCTGATGTCCGGTGGCCTCTTCTGCCTAAGTCTCAGTTCTGTaagagagaagctgaagaggcagagcccagcaccaaATCCTCTCTACCCCTTCTAGAACTGGAAGGTCCAAAACAAGAGGAGTtagcagctgtggcagcatgTTCCCCTTCTGATTTAGAGGGTGATCCAGAGGTGTTTCCCACTCAGAGTACTGCAGAGGGCAGTACTGTTAACACAGACCTCAGTCATCCTGAGAAGCCCAGGCTGGAGGAATCTGCAGGACCTGAATGGAAATACTGGAAAAGGAACCACTGCAAGTCTCGTGCCAGTGATTCAG GAACTGGCAGATGCAGCAGCATATGTACAAAAGGCAAGCTGAAATCCAAAGCCATCTCTGTTGTGGACATGTCCCATGTTGCACCACCTGAAACCACTGAGCAGCCTCCCAGAGGGCAATTCACAAGGAATGAAGTCATGAAATACCAGGATATCAAGCTGTCATCAGGG GAGGAAGGCTCTGTagcatcaggaaaacaaagatatagatgtgcaagaaagaaaacagagtcTGACAATAAACATAAAGCAACTTGTTTAGGAGAGAACAAACTTGGCAGTACAGACCACatcagcagagaacagaaagggaaaaatacagcaaagagcTCCTGCTGA
- the AKIP1 gene encoding A-kinase-interacting protein 1 → MCCGACAHCDGGMDGARTGRTAQLARNVLERARRRGEREEESERIGAAFSSVMSCMARATRECQKYYSLLPARSCGENEVKHICRYHGRQAGEEELESSLEPKSAASAASSQARTCQQHTKKASKDIYIEVSPGIYSITATSEDMVKQTHVVDVSAGQSIDLTFVL, encoded by the exons ATGTGCTGCGGCGCATGCGCACACTGTGACGGCGGGATGGACGGGGCGCGCACGGGGCGCACGGCGCAGTTAGCGCGCAACGTGCTGGAGCGGGCACGGCGCCGGGGGGAGCGGGAGGAAGAATCGGAACGGATCGGAGCCGCGTTCAGCTCCGTCATGAGTTGCATGGCCAGAGCCACGAGGGAGTGCCAG AAGTACTACAGCCTGCTGCCAGCCCGCAGCTGCGGAGAGAACGAAGTGAAACACATCTGCAGGTACCACGGCCGGCAAGCGGGAGAAGAAGAGCTGGAGTCCTCCTTAGAGCCG aaaagtGCAGCCTCTGCAGCATCCAGTCAAGCCAGAACTTGCCAGCAACAT ACCAAGAAAGCTTCCAAAGACATCTACATTGAAGTCTCTCCTGGCATTTATTCTATCACAGCAACCTCAGAGGACATGGTGAAACAAACCCACGTGGTGGATGTCAGTGCTGGACAAAGCATTGATTTAACTTTTGTGCTATGA